DNA from Lactobacillus johnsonii:
CTAGATCCTGAAGATAGAATTACTATTTGGTAATACAAAACAGAGAGGTTATAAATTATAATCTCTCTGTTTTTCTATGCCATAAATTTTATACTATAATACTCAATGTAAGCGCTAATAAACATAGGAGGATAAACTATATGGCACAATTTAAAAACAATGATTTTGGAGATGTATTACTTAATCGTCATTCGGTGCGGCATTTTGATAAAGGCGTGAAAATTTCGCGGGCTGAATTGAGAGAAATAGTTAAAGAAGCAACTACTGCGCCTTCTGCATGTAATTTACAAGCATGGCAATTTGTAGTAGTGGATACTGATGAAGGTAAGAAGAAATTACATGAATTTTACATGCCATTTAATAATCCACAAATTGACACCTCAAGTGCAGTTATTCAGATTTTTGGTAACACTTTAGCCTTTAAGAAGTACCGTGCATTATGGGATCAAATGTATGCAGAAAAGAGAATCTCAAAAGAAGAACTAGATAAAGTTTATAATACATTTTTACCATTATATGAGCATGCCGATAAAACAATGCTTACGGCTGATGCAATGGTTGATTCTTCACTTGCTGCAATGCAGTTGATGCTAATTGCTAGAGCACATGGATATGAAACAAATGCAATGGCTGGTTATGATGCAAAGAAAGCTGCAAGTGTAATGGGACTTGATCCAGAGCAGTATGTTCCAGTAATGGGGATTGCTATTGGAAAACCAGATAAAAATGTAGAAGAACTGAAGTCAGTTAGATATCCAGTTGACGAAGTTTTGAAATTCGAATAAAGATAATACTTCGATTTTAAAGGTGGAAATTTATTTCTGCCTTTTTCTATAATCCTTTGAAAAATAGAAGGGCATGACAGTGAAGAGTAAAGAGCAAGTAATAAAAAGATATTTTAACTCGTGGATTGTTCCAAACTTTAAAGATTTTGAGGATACTTTTAGTAAAAATGCTAGCTATAGTGAATGTTATGGTCCAATTTATAGGAATAAAGCTGAAATTATAGCTTGGTATAAAGATTGGAATAAGAATGGACAAGTGTTGGAATGGCCAATTAAGAATATTTGGATTGATAATGAGATAGCTTTTGTTGAATGGTATTTTAAATGTAATTATAAGAGTAGAATTAGTGAGTTTGATGGTGTATCAATTATTAAATTTGATGAAGCAAATAAGATAATTTCTGTGAAAGAGTTTCAATCAGATTCTAGGCATGTTTATCCGTATGAAAATAAGACTTCCGCCTTTGTCTAGGGCAGAAGTCTTATTTATTACGTTCAACTTTGATTTTTCTAAGTGTATCAATTAATTCGTGATCTGTTCCATTTTTTACAATAAAATCAAAAACAGGATCATAATTAAGAACTGGAATAAGGAGTTCAGGATTTAAATCAGGAAGAAAAGAAAGCATAGCTTTTTTAGTTAGCTGGTTAGGGTCTTTTACTTCTTTAGTATTTTTTATTTTATGTTTTGCTTCCCCAGTAGGATATCCTTTACCCCAAGGTTTAGTAAAAAGGGTCTTCATAGTTTCTGAAAAATTAATTTCACCGCTCCAGCCCCAGTTTAGGCCTAGAGGAAAAGAAACAACATTACCGTCATTAATATGACTAAATAGATAGGCGTCTTGTGGGGTAGGGATGTAGCCGCATTGAATATTTGAAAATGTATTACATGCAAGCATCATTCCTTGTCCTGAACTACAACCAGTAACAACAAAATCAAGCGCTCTACTATTAATCAATAAAGCAATTGCTAGTGAAATTTGTACATAAGATAAAGTAGTAGTCCTGTCTTGATAAATTCCAAAATTGATTAATTCATCGTCAGGTGAGATGGCTTGTTTGATGTAATGCTCCAATATCTTGTTTTTTCTTTTTGTGAGGTTCCTTGAATAAGTCCGATTTTCATTTTTTTACGCTTATAGTTAAAACATAATGTATTATTCTTTAAGTGTATTATACAGTGAAAAATAATAGAATGAACATAGAGAATAAAAATAGAGGACTTAATAATGACAAAATATGTAGTAGCTCCTGATTCATTTAAGGAAAGCATGACAGCTAAAGAGGTCTGTGATGCGATGGAAAAGGGAATAAAAATTGTTGATAAAGACGCCGAAGTAATCAAAGTACCTATGGCAGATGGTGGAGAAGGAACAGTTGATTCTTTAGTAGATGCGACACAGGGTCAAAGAGTTATAGTTGAAGTTACAGGTCCGCTTGGAAATAAGATAAGTGCATATTATGGAATTCTAGGTAATGGGACAACTGCTGTAATTGAAATGGCTAAGGCGAGTGGCTTAGAAATAGTAGAAAAGAAGAAGCGTAATCCAATGATAACCACTACTTTTGGTACTGGTGAATTGATTAGGGATGCCTTAGATCACAACGTTAAAGAAATTATTATTGGATTAGGCGGCAGCAGCACTAATGATGGCGGTAGCGGCATGGCTCAAACTTTAGGAGCAAAACTACTTGATCAAAACAATCATCAAATTCCTTTTGGTGGCGGAAATTTAGATAAACTAGACAAAATTGATATTTCTAACTTAGATTCAAGATTGCAAGATGTAAAAATAATTTTAGCAAGTGATGTTACTAATCCATTAATTGGTAAAGAGGGTGCATCAAGAGTTTTTGGACTGCAAAAAGGTGCCACACCAGAAATGGTTGAAAAACTTGAAAATAATTTACAGCACTACGCTAAAATTGTTAAGCGTGATTTGAATAAAGATGTTGCCTCAGTGTCAGGCGCTGGAGCGGCAGGTGGTTTAGGAGCTGGTTTAATGGCTTTCACTACTTGTGAAATGAGGCGAGGAGTAGATCTTGCAATTGAAGTAACCAAACTAGAAGAAAAAATTAGTGATGCTGACTATGTCTTTACCGGAGAAGGTGGCACAGATTTTCAAACCAAATTTGGAAAAACACCATATGGAGTTGCTAAATTAGGTAAAAAGTATCATAAGCCAGTTATCTCATTAGCAGGCTATCTAGGGGAAGGAATTGATAGTTTATATAGTGAAGGCTTCACTGCAATTTTTGGAATTATTCCCGGAGCGTGTGATCTTTCAACTGCTTTGAAAAATGGACCAAGTAATGTGGCTAGAACTACAGAAAATATAGTTCGTTTACTTAATTTTTAAAGGTTGTAGACCCGATATTGCTGATGAATTAGCTATAATATGCATACTAAGGAGGAAAATTCATGACATTGGTATTAACTCAAAGTGATTTTAGAGCAAATCTAACGAAATACTTAGACCAAGTTAATGATGATGAAATAGTTTATATTGTTAGATCTAATAGCCGTTCAGTAGCAGTTCTTTCACAAAAAATGGACAGCAATTTAGAATAGAGCAAAAAAACTTCTACTTTTTAATGGTAGAAGTTTTTTAGTGTTCGTATTAATTTTCACTTTGATCCCAAATCTTTTTAGCAGCTGGGATTTTACCTAAATCAGTGATTTCATCTTTATCTAATACAACTAAATTGTTAGGTCCTTGTGCTAGTTGGTTAAAACTATCTAGGCTTTGATTTCTGAAATAACCATCGCCGGCTTTATCAAGAGCTTGTTGTAATTTATCAATTCGATAAGCATCTGCATCTGCTTGAGTTTTTACAGCTTCGGCATTTGCTTTAGCAGTGGCAACCAATGCATCATTCTTAGCTTTAGTAGTTAATTCAATATTTCTAGCTTCACCTTCCGCACGAGCAATAGCGGCAGTTTTTTCACGGTCAGCAGTTAACTGCTTATCCATGGCCTTTTGAATTTCTGGGCTAGGAAGCAATTCATCCACATTAACACGAACTACTTGAATTCCATAAATATCAGTTAAATCGCCAATTGCTTTTGATAGTTGGGCATTGATTTCACTAGTTGAACCCAATGCTTCATTCAATTCCATTCGTCCGATAATATCACGTAAATGACCACGAATTAATTGCACCATCGATTCAACGGAGTCAGTATTGTTGTAAAAATACTTGTATGCATCAGTGACAAGATAGTTTAAGGTTAGGCTGGTTGTGATTTCAGCATTATCCTTAGTGATAATACGATATTTAGAAATTTCTAAAGGCTGCAAAGCTAAGCTTACCTTTCTCAAGCTTTGAAAAATTGGCCAAATAAAAACTAAACCCGCTTTAACCGTCCTAGAGTATTTACCTAACGTTTCGACTAAACCGACATAATTTTGCGGTACGATTCGCAAACCACATAAAAAATAGATAATAATTAGTAAAAAAATTACTCCTATAAAAACATACGTCATCCCTATAGCCTCCATTAATTGAATTTAATGATATTATCTAATACTTTAAGTAAAAATGAAAGATTATTTAATCATTTTTGTTGTATCGATAGTAACTTTTAAGCAATAACTTTATGTAAATATAAAAAATACTACTATAGTTTTTTTCAGTAAAAATGCACGTACTTGGCGATCTATGCCGCTTAACTTGTATAATTTTGCATCTTAGTTTATCTTTTTGACCACTTAATAAAAATAGCTTGTAAATTAAAATCTGCGCAGTAATATTAAAATATAAATAAAAAATTAAAGGGAGAGGTTAAGGATGAAGCTAAGCGGAATATTTAGAATAAATAAAAGTCGCTTTATTCTAATTTTTTTAATGATAATATTTGCTGCTGTAATAGATACCCTTTCTCAATATTTGATGACACCGGCATTTAATAATTTAAAGAATTTGAATTTTTTAGGCTTTGTAATCTTTATTGCTTTATCAAGGCTCTGTGATATTTGCCGGTTATTATTGGGTTCGGGTTCGGACTACTTGTACAGTAAACAGAGTCAAGGTTACTTACATCAAATAAGAAAAAAGATTAGCTTATATTTGTTTAAGAAGCAAATTGATGATACAGCATCAGTTCAAAATAATTTAGCTGCTAACTTGGATCAATTAACTAGAAACTATTTAAAGCCAATTAAAGCTGCCTTCTTATATGGGTTAATGGTTATTTTTTCAATAGTAGTGTTATTTTCTTACAATTGGAGCTTAGTTTTATTAACGCTTATCCTAACTTTAGTTTCACTTTTGTTGCCAAAGGCATTTGAAAATATGAGTTCAAATGCCACGATTGAAGTCATTAAAAGAAATGAAAAACTTTTAAAAGCGATTTCAAACTGGATTAATGGCTTAGATGAATTAAGAAGATATAGTAGTTTTAGAATTTATTCTGACTCCATGAATCAAGCAGCTGATGCTTATAAAAAGGCGGCTATTCACCAAGGTGCAACTATTGCTATTGCCGACTTAGCTACCTCTATTGTTAATATAGGTGGACAGATAATCTTGATGATTCTGGCTGCATATTTATACTTTAATGGGCAAATAGTCTTTGGTGCCGTTATTACAACAATTCAATTTTGTTCAACAGTTATGAATGGGACTGCGCAATGGAACTTAATTAAATCATCAAAGAAGTTAAATGAAGAGATAACCTCCTTAGAAGGCGCGAGCACACCTTTACAAAATGAGCATCAAGATGAAAACGTAGCTAAATTACAGATAAAGGGGCTACAGCATCAATTTAAGAATGGTGAACTTATTTCTTATCCAGATTTAACTATTAAAAGTGGTGAAAAAGTTTTAGTAATAGGCGATAGTGGTAGTGGAAAATCGACTTTATTTAAGCTGATCTTAGGTAAATTATCACCAACTAGTGGCAAAGTGATTTTTGAAGATAAGAATGGTAAAGAAATTAAACTCAATCGGGATGAACTTGGATATGTAGCACAAGATAATACTCTTTTTCCTGATACTATTGAAAATAATATGACAATGTTCAATTCAAAGCTTGATGAGAAAGTAAAAAGAGTAGTTAAACAAGTTGAGTTTGAAAATGATCTTAAAAAAATCCCAGCTGGTTTAAAGCATGAAATTAATTTGGATGAAGGAAATCTATCAGGAGGACAGAAGCAAAAAATCGTTTTGGCAAGAGCAATTTTAGCCGGATCAAAATGGCTCTTTATTGATGAGGGAACAAGTGCAATTGACAGTAAGGCAACAAAGAAAATTTTGGAAAATTTACTTAATCAGGAAACTACTATTATCATGATTGCCCATAATTTTAATAATGAGCTAGAGAACCTGTTTGATCGGAAAATCAGCTTGAAAAATGGAGGTGATTAGGGATGAGCTTTAAGGGATTTATCAAGACAAACTACCTTAGATTTATTTATATCAATTTTTTATCCATTATTTCTGGATTGGGCGCAATTGGTGCAGGATATGTCCAAATGTATTGGTTAACTTTCATCAAGAATAAAAACTGGATGGGAGTGTTATGGACAAGTCTTGCTATCGGAGTCTTATATTTAGCAGCCCAAGGCTTAATTTATTACATTCAGTTTGTTACTCGCATTCAAGAAGAGGAATATAATAAAAAAATTCGTAATAATCTTGCTAGTCATTACTTTAAGGACAATAAGTATCACAAAATAGCTGCGGCTCAAAATCGAATGACTAACGATCTTGAGATGGTAAGAGAAAATTATTTTGATTGGTACATTATCGTTCCTTTTTATGGAACAATGTTTGTTGGTGCTTTAGTTGCCTTACTCACAATTCATTGGCAAATTTTTGTTGTAAGTATTTTGATTGATATTGCATCTTACTATATTCCTAAACTTGTTCAGAAAAAGATGGAAAAGGCGACAACCAATGTTTCTGTTCAAAATAAACATTATTTAGATGTGTTGGAAAAATGGTTTTCTGGAGTTGAAGAATTACGTAGATATTTTGCCGGTGCAAAGCTATTTCAAGTTCAGAGTCACGCAGCTAATAAGATTGAAAAAGCGCATGTT
Protein-coding regions in this window:
- a CDS encoding SPFH domain-containing protein, coding for MTYVFIGVIFLLIIIYFLCGLRIVPQNYVGLVETLGKYSRTVKAGLVFIWPIFQSLRKVSLALQPLEISKYRIITKDNAEITTSLTLNYLVTDAYKYFYNNTDSVESMVQLIRGHLRDIIGRMELNEALGSTSEINAQLSKAIGDLTDIYGIQVVRVNVDELLPSPEIQKAMDKQLTADREKTAAIARAEGEARNIELTTKAKNDALVATAKANAEAVKTQADADAYRIDKLQQALDKAGDGYFRNQSLDSFNQLAQGPNNLVVLDKDEITDLGKIPAAKKIWDQSEN
- a CDS encoding glycerate kinase family protein, which encodes MTKYVVAPDSFKESMTAKEVCDAMEKGIKIVDKDAEVIKVPMADGGEGTVDSLVDATQGQRVIVEVTGPLGNKISAYYGILGNGTTAVIEMAKASGLEIVEKKKRNPMITTTFGTGELIRDALDHNVKEIIIGLGGSSTNDGGSGMAQTLGAKLLDQNNHQIPFGGGNLDKLDKIDISNLDSRLQDVKIILASDVTNPLIGKEGASRVFGLQKGATPEMVEKLENNLQHYAKIVKRDLNKDVASVSGAGAAGGLGAGLMAFTTCEMRRGVDLAIEVTKLEEKISDADYVFTGEGGTDFQTKFGKTPYGVAKLGKKYHKPVISLAGYLGEGIDSLYSEGFTAIFGIIPGACDLSTALKNGPSNVARTTENIVRLLNF
- a CDS encoding nitroreductase family protein; its protein translation is MAQFKNNDFGDVLLNRHSVRHFDKGVKISRAELREIVKEATTAPSACNLQAWQFVVVDTDEGKKKLHEFYMPFNNPQIDTSSAVIQIFGNTLAFKKYRALWDQMYAEKRISKEELDKVYNTFLPLYEHADKTMLTADAMVDSSLAAMQLMLIARAHGYETNAMAGYDAKKAASVMGLDPEQYVPVMGIAIGKPDKNVEELKSVRYPVDEVLKFE
- a CDS encoding RpiB/LacA/LacB family sugar-phosphate isomerase, with translation MEHYIKQAISPDDELINFGIYQDRTTTLSYVQISLAIALLINSRALDFVVTGCSSGQGMMLACNTFSNIQCGYIPTPQDAYLFSHINDGNVVSFPLGLNWGWSGEINFSETMKTLFTKPWGKGYPTGEAKHKIKNTKEVKDPNQLTKKAMLSFLPDLNPELLIPVLNYDPVFDFIVKNGTDHELIDTLRKIKVERNK
- a CDS encoding nuclear transport factor 2 family protein gives rise to the protein MTVKSKEQVIKRYFNSWIVPNFKDFEDTFSKNASYSECYGPIYRNKAEIIAWYKDWNKNGQVLEWPIKNIWIDNEIAFVEWYFKCNYKSRISEFDGVSIIKFDEANKIISVKEFQSDSRHVYPYENKTSAFV
- a CDS encoding ATP-binding cassette domain-containing protein; translation: MKLSGIFRINKSRFILIFLMIIFAAVIDTLSQYLMTPAFNNLKNLNFLGFVIFIALSRLCDICRLLLGSGSDYLYSKQSQGYLHQIRKKISLYLFKKQIDDTASVQNNLAANLDQLTRNYLKPIKAAFLYGLMVIFSIVVLFSYNWSLVLLTLILTLVSLLLPKAFENMSSNATIEVIKRNEKLLKAISNWINGLDELRRYSSFRIYSDSMNQAADAYKKAAIHQGATIAIADLATSIVNIGGQIILMILAAYLYFNGQIVFGAVITTIQFCSTVMNGTAQWNLIKSSKKLNEEITSLEGASTPLQNEHQDENVAKLQIKGLQHQFKNGELISYPDLTIKSGEKVLVIGDSGSGKSTLFKLILGKLSPTSGKVIFEDKNGKEIKLNRDELGYVAQDNTLFPDTIENNMTMFNSKLDEKVKRVVKQVEFENDLKKIPAGLKHEINLDEGNLSGGQKQKIVLARAILAGSKWLFIDEGTSAIDSKATKKILENLLNQETTIIMIAHNFNNELENLFDRKISLKNGGD